One window of the Streptomyces sp. NBC_00259 genome contains the following:
- a CDS encoding acyl-CoA dehydrogenase family protein, which yields MPVFSLDPEQTAWCADLRTLAAEQLRHIAEKGEPGHVNRPLVATLGELGLLERLFGAGALDLCLLRESLAHGCTEAETALALQGLGAYPLVQSGTPEQRERHLPGIIAGRTITAFALSEPDAGSDAAALALDAAPDPDGDGWHLTGTKRWISNAPEADLYTVFARTGEAPGARGITAFLIPADRPGLTGSPLDMLSPHPIGTLTFDAVPVTRDDVLGEPGAGFRVAMNTLNLFRPSVGAFAIGMAQAALDATLAHTAQRHAFGGPLKNLQAVSHQAAEMATRTEAARLLVYAAACAYDTGAPDMPQRSAMAKLFATETAQYVVDTAVQLHGARALQRGHLLEHLYREVRAPRIYEGASEVQRSIIAKELYARAGTEETSR from the coding sequence ATGCCCGTATTCTCACTCGATCCGGAACAAACCGCCTGGTGCGCGGACCTGCGCACCCTGGCCGCCGAACAACTGCGCCACATCGCCGAGAAAGGCGAACCCGGCCACGTCAACCGCCCGCTCGTCGCCACCCTCGGCGAACTCGGCCTGCTGGAACGGCTCTTCGGCGCCGGCGCGCTCGACCTCTGCCTCCTGCGCGAATCCCTCGCCCACGGCTGCACCGAAGCCGAGACCGCACTCGCCCTCCAGGGCCTCGGCGCCTACCCGTTGGTCCAGTCAGGTACCCCCGAACAACGCGAGCGCCACCTTCCCGGCATCATCGCCGGCCGCACCATCACCGCCTTCGCACTCAGCGAGCCCGACGCCGGATCCGACGCCGCCGCACTCGCCCTCGACGCCGCACCCGACCCCGACGGAGACGGCTGGCACCTCACCGGCACCAAACGCTGGATCTCCAACGCCCCCGAAGCCGACCTCTACACCGTCTTCGCCCGAACGGGTGAAGCCCCCGGCGCCCGCGGCATCACCGCCTTCCTCATCCCCGCCGACCGCCCCGGACTCACCGGCAGCCCCCTCGACATGCTCTCCCCCCACCCGATCGGCACCCTCACCTTCGACGCCGTACCCGTCACCCGCGACGACGTCCTCGGCGAACCCGGCGCCGGCTTCCGCGTCGCCATGAACACCCTCAACCTCTTCCGGCCCAGCGTCGGCGCCTTCGCCATCGGCATGGCCCAGGCCGCCCTCGACGCCACCCTCGCCCACACCGCACAGCGCCACGCCTTCGGCGGACCACTGAAGAACCTCCAGGCCGTCTCCCACCAGGCCGCCGAAATGGCCACCAGGACCGAAGCCGCGCGCCTCCTCGTCTACGCGGCCGCCTGCGCCTACGACACCGGCGCCCCGGACATGCCACAGCGCTCCGCCATGGCGAAACTGTTCGCGACCGAGACCGCCCAGTACGTCGTCGACACCGCGGTACAACTGCACGGCGCACGCGCACTCCAGCGCGGCCATCTGCTCGAACACCTCTACCGGGAGGTCCGCGCCCCGCGGATCTACGAAGGCGCCAGCGAGGTGCAGCGCAGCATCATCGCCAAGGAGCTGTACGCCAGGGCCGGCACCGAGGAGACCAGCCGATGA
- a CDS encoding NAD(P)/FAD-dependent oxidoreductase yields the protein MPTRNPRGPLDAVIIGAGVVGAACAYYASRAGLAVTVVDRGSVAGGTTGAGEGNLLVSDKEAGPELDLALLSTRLWRELTDVLPPETEYEPKGGLVVAPDETALTALRDFAEDQRKAGVEAHEVPAGRLHDLEPHLAHGLVGGFHYPQDAQVQPARAAAQLLLAARRSGAGVRLGEQVTAVLTRPDGSIRGVRTPRGELHAPAVVNATGTWAGDLARLAGTHLPVLPRRGFVLVTEPLPRVVRHKVYAADYISDVASGSAALQSSAVVEGTPAGPVLIGATRERVGFDRTLSAEALRRLATQAAALFPVLDDVRVIRTYHGFRPYLPDHLPAIGPDPRVPGLFHACGHEGAGIGLAPATGLLIATALGGGQPALDPRPFRPDRFDQAGAAQ from the coding sequence GTGCCCACCAGAAACCCTCGTGGTCCCCTGGACGCCGTCATCATCGGTGCCGGAGTCGTCGGCGCGGCCTGCGCCTACTACGCGAGCCGCGCCGGCCTCGCCGTGACGGTCGTCGACCGCGGCTCCGTCGCGGGCGGCACCACCGGCGCCGGGGAAGGCAACCTCCTCGTCTCCGACAAGGAGGCAGGGCCCGAGCTCGACCTCGCGCTGCTGTCCACCCGGCTCTGGCGCGAACTCACCGACGTCCTCCCACCGGAGACGGAGTACGAGCCCAAGGGCGGTCTCGTCGTGGCGCCCGACGAGACCGCCCTCACCGCACTGCGCGACTTCGCCGAGGACCAGCGCAAAGCCGGCGTCGAAGCCCACGAAGTCCCCGCCGGCCGGCTCCACGACCTGGAACCCCACCTCGCACACGGACTCGTCGGCGGCTTCCACTACCCCCAGGACGCCCAGGTCCAGCCCGCCCGCGCCGCCGCCCAACTCCTGCTGGCCGCACGCCGGTCAGGAGCCGGCGTCCGCCTCGGGGAACAGGTCACAGCCGTCCTCACCCGGCCCGACGGCAGCATCCGCGGCGTACGCACACCACGCGGTGAACTCCACGCCCCCGCCGTCGTCAACGCCACCGGCACCTGGGCCGGCGACCTCGCCCGCCTCGCCGGCACCCACCTGCCCGTCCTCCCGCGCCGGGGATTCGTCCTCGTCACCGAACCCCTGCCACGCGTCGTCCGCCACAAGGTCTACGCCGCCGACTACATCTCCGACGTCGCCAGCGGCTCCGCGGCCCTCCAGTCCTCGGCGGTCGTCGAAGGCACCCCCGCGGGACCGGTCCTGATCGGCGCGACCCGCGAACGCGTCGGCTTCGACCGGACCCTGTCCGCCGAAGCCCTGCGCCGGCTCGCCACCCAGGCCGCCGCACTCTTCCCCGTACTCGACGACGTACGCGTCATCCGCACCTACCACGGCTTCCGCCCCTACCTCCCCGACCACCTGCCCGCCATCGGCCCCGACCCGCGCGTGCCCGGACTGTTCCACGCGTGCGGCCACGAAGGCGCGGGCATCGGACTCGCCCCGGCCACCGGACTGCTGATCGCCACCGCACTCGGCGGCGGGCAGCCGGCCCTGGACCCGCGGCCCTTCCGGCCGGACCGTTTCGACCAGGCAGGAGCAGCACAGTGA
- a CDS encoding dihydrodipicolinate synthase family protein translates to MAPAPRTRPWHGIMVATALPLRDDLSVDHDAYADHVAWLIANGCDGVVPNGSLGEYQTLTDDERARVVRTAVEAAGDGNRVMPGVSAYGSTEARRWADQAAEAGAGSVLLLPPNAYRADEETVAAHYADVARSGLPVVAYNNPHDTRTDLTPDLLARLHREQSIVAVKEFSGDVRRAYEIAELAPGLDLLVGADDVLLELALAGAVGWIAGYPNALPASCATLYHAAVTGDLDTALPLYKSLHPLLRWDSRTEFVQAIKLSMDLAGRPGGPTRPPRSPLTGEQDTAVRAATEKALAEGLQ, encoded by the coding sequence ATGGCACCCGCACCCCGTACGCGCCCCTGGCACGGCATCATGGTCGCCACCGCCCTGCCCCTTCGCGACGACCTCTCCGTCGACCACGACGCCTACGCCGACCACGTCGCCTGGCTGATCGCCAACGGCTGCGACGGAGTCGTCCCGAACGGCTCCCTCGGCGAGTACCAGACGCTCACCGACGACGAACGCGCCCGCGTCGTCCGCACCGCCGTCGAGGCCGCGGGCGACGGGAACCGCGTGATGCCCGGCGTCTCGGCCTACGGCAGCACCGAGGCCCGCCGCTGGGCCGACCAGGCCGCCGAGGCCGGCGCCGGATCCGTACTCCTCCTGCCGCCCAACGCCTACCGCGCCGACGAGGAGACGGTCGCCGCCCACTACGCCGACGTCGCACGCAGCGGCCTGCCCGTCGTCGCCTACAACAACCCGCACGACACCAGGACCGACCTCACCCCCGACCTGCTCGCCCGGCTGCACCGCGAGCAGAGCATCGTCGCCGTCAAGGAGTTCAGCGGCGACGTCCGCCGGGCCTACGAGATCGCCGAACTCGCCCCGGGACTCGACCTGCTGGTCGGCGCCGACGACGTCCTGCTCGAACTGGCCCTCGCCGGCGCGGTCGGCTGGATCGCCGGATACCCCAACGCGCTGCCCGCCTCCTGCGCCACGCTCTACCACGCCGCCGTCACCGGGGACCTGGACACCGCGCTGCCCCTCTACAAATCCCTGCACCCACTGCTGCGCTGGGACTCCAGGACCGAGTTCGTCCAGGCCATCAAGCTCTCCATGGACCTCGCGGGCCGCCCCGGCGGACCGACCCGCCCGCCGCGCTCACCGCTCACCGGCGAACAGGACACCGCCGTACGCGCCGCCACCGAGAAGGCACTCGCCGAGGGCCTCCAGTAG
- a CDS encoding RidA family protein, translating into MSLERINPPGLSPASGFSHAVAATGSRLVFLAGQTALDANGKVTGTGIVEQFETALTNLLAALAATGGTPHDLARVTVYATDVADYRAHTAELGHVWHRLAGRDYPAMAVIGAVRLWDEQALVEIDGIAVLP; encoded by the coding sequence ATGAGCCTCGAACGCATCAACCCGCCCGGGCTGTCCCCGGCCAGCGGCTTCTCGCACGCCGTCGCCGCCACCGGCTCCCGGCTGGTCTTCCTGGCCGGACAGACCGCACTCGACGCGAACGGCAAGGTGACCGGAACCGGCATCGTCGAGCAGTTCGAAACGGCCCTCACCAACCTCCTCGCCGCCCTCGCCGCGACCGGCGGCACCCCGCACGACCTCGCCCGCGTCACCGTCTACGCCACCGACGTCGCCGACTACCGCGCCCACACCGCCGAACTCGGCCACGTCTGGCACCGGCTCGCGGGCCGGGACTACCCCGCGATGGCGGTCATCGGAGCCGTCCGCCTCTGGGACGAACAGGCACTCGTCGAAATCGACGGGATCGCCGTACTGCCCTAG
- a CDS encoding (2Fe-2S)-binding protein: MSRTPASLVRAEPDPPYEITFDGRPVTALPGQSIAAALWSAGILSWRTTRDGGAPRGAFCGIGTCYDCLTTVNGRPNQRACLVPARPGDAITTQKGTGHDELAV; this comes from the coding sequence GTGAGCAGAACACCGGCCTCCCTGGTGCGGGCCGAGCCGGACCCCCCGTACGAGATCACCTTCGACGGGCGCCCGGTCACCGCACTGCCCGGGCAGAGCATCGCCGCCGCACTCTGGTCGGCGGGAATCCTCTCCTGGCGCACCACCCGAGACGGCGGCGCGCCCCGCGGCGCCTTCTGCGGCATCGGCACCTGCTACGACTGCCTCACCACGGTCAACGGCCGCCCCAACCAGCGTGCCTGTCTGGTCCCCGCCCGCCCGGGTGACGCGATCACCACCCAGAAGGGCACCGGTCATGACGAACTCGCCGTCTGA
- a CDS encoding aminopeptidase P family protein produces MSGTPHRVPPLHTGSHDLPVSPELAAFMGADWAAGPLPGDVRVPACAVTPARRARLSARFPGERLLVPAGELRVRSNDCDHRFRPHSAYAWLTGLTGEDQPGHVLVMEPSGPGGGHEAVLYLRPRSVRGEGDDEFYRDRRYGEFWVGRRADLAEAERLTGIRCVHLDGLGLLPPGRDAATDPELATALAELRLVKDAWEIGQLQRAVDHTTAGFEDVVRALPRALAHPRGERWIEGVFGLRARLEGNGTGYETIAASGAHACVLHWIRNDGRLDPSELLLFDAGVETDTLYTADITRTLPLSGRFSPVQRQVYELVLAAQEAGMAALRPGARFRDFHRAGMRVIAEGLADWGVLKHAEGDFHRRYTLCSSGHMLGLDVHDCARARAEVYLDGVLEEGQVLTVEPGLYFQPDDETLPAELRGIGVRIEDDLVVTADGARLMSGALPRTPDAVEEWMGALLEG; encoded by the coding sequence ATGTCCGGCACCCCGCACCGTGTCCCGCCTCTCCACACCGGTAGCCATGACCTGCCCGTTTCCCCCGAGTTGGCGGCCTTCATGGGCGCCGACTGGGCGGCCGGTCCGCTGCCCGGGGATGTCCGCGTCCCGGCGTGCGCCGTCACGCCGGCCCGCCGGGCGCGGCTGTCCGCGCGCTTCCCGGGTGAGCGGCTGCTGGTTCCCGCCGGCGAGTTGAGGGTCCGCTCCAACGACTGCGACCACCGCTTCCGGCCGCACAGCGCGTACGCCTGGCTGACGGGTCTGACCGGCGAGGACCAGCCCGGCCATGTGCTGGTGATGGAGCCCTCGGGCCCGGGGGGCGGCCACGAGGCGGTGCTGTATCTGCGCCCGCGGTCGGTTCGTGGCGAGGGCGACGACGAGTTCTACCGGGACCGCCGGTACGGAGAGTTCTGGGTGGGCCGGCGGGCCGACCTCGCCGAGGCCGAGCGGCTGACCGGTATCCGCTGCGTCCACCTCGACGGGCTCGGCCTGCTGCCTCCCGGCCGTGACGCCGCGACCGACCCGGAACTGGCCACGGCCCTCGCGGAGCTCCGCCTGGTCAAGGACGCCTGGGAGATCGGGCAGTTGCAGCGCGCCGTCGACCACACCACGGCCGGTTTCGAGGACGTCGTCCGCGCGCTGCCCCGCGCTCTGGCCCACCCGCGGGGCGAGCGCTGGATCGAGGGTGTCTTCGGGCTGCGCGCCCGGCTGGAGGGCAACGGCACGGGGTACGAGACCATCGCCGCGTCCGGTGCGCACGCCTGTGTCCTGCACTGGATCCGCAACGACGGCCGTCTCGACCCCTCCGAACTACTGCTGTTCGACGCGGGCGTGGAGACCGACACCCTGTACACCGCCGACATCACCCGCACCCTGCCGCTCTCCGGCCGCTTCTCGCCCGTTCAGCGGCAGGTGTACGAACTCGTGCTCGCCGCCCAGGAGGCGGGCATGGCGGCGCTCCGGCCGGGGGCGCGGTTCCGCGACTTCCACCGCGCCGGTATGCGGGTGATCGCGGAGGGGCTGGCCGACTGGGGTGTGCTGAAGCACGCCGAAGGCGACTTCCACCGGCGTTACACGCTGTGCAGCAGCGGCCATATGCTCGGCCTCGACGTCCACGACTGCGCCAGGGCCCGGGCGGAGGTCTATCTCGACGGGGTGCTGGAGGAGGGGCAGGTCCTCACCGTCGAGCCGGGCCTGTACTTCCAGCCCGACGACGAGACCCTGCCCGCCGAGCTGCGCGGTATCGGGGTGCGTATCGAGGACGATCTGGTGGTCACGGCGGACGGGGCCCGGCTGATGTCGGGTGCGCTGCCGCGTACGCCGGACGCCGTCGAGGAGTGGATGGGCGCGCTGCTGGAGGGGTGA
- a CDS encoding collagenase: MPRSARTPLLAAAVAVTLLTTLGQIPRAAATERAAEPAVPAALAGRPAPATADAGHGRNPHDEVDRLSKAPKPAALPAPAPGELAEGRTPGRQDTGAASVATAHSPVPRAAGVPCTLDGITRLGPEQLADFLADPAVTADGCLRDLIWTWDARLTPIMSDAHVQAVGRRISSLAAAHDGRNSTHLLEMFTYLHAVAYHDFTRPEIDITDVPTTETLRRAINDFGTAARTFQVTQTNAETLREALYTGSAPGLRHSQLGLIKKVLATMDRYHQGQYDDAAWGGAALAALSVNYLGIYPGNRDTAFHNVVTQNASYRDAFKAFAGHTHLKGTPNEWVVRDALGEYGRFGQVDALKAQIVPGLGALLPVTRTNFGNGSRPWAQLVTWLNFYEACKPYAVCKDDIEREIFPHTYTYDSGAIKVRTGLDRATVDQLYYASKQVKAQFHRVLGAEQPLAGDPNTSLNIVLYGSRADYEVYHPVLTGMGTENGGVYIERGATFYTYQRRVPQDSSLTLEELFRHEYVHYLNGRWAVPGYFGEGPWYSGDRTTAMDEGTAEFFDGATRDDGIAVRKSLVQGIIDDTAGGGPRMTVNQLLHATYDGDGFRFYDYAGTFFEFLWTERPSLLREMYGLLRADDPAGFDAWRTRLGADPALQRDYDRFLDTQIADVDDLFVPNTTYTPNDRLRDTTADAVRASFAAATQADPACTENGDPGKRRFTCTGRITANLSDAGNPDLVFKDMSETVDYFILDRAAPASTNLADMNCSFGPVEIWSNGRAGTSTYRCEGPLRS; the protein is encoded by the coding sequence CTGCCCAGATCCGCGCGCACCCCCCTGCTCGCCGCAGCCGTCGCCGTCACCCTCCTCACCACGCTCGGCCAGATCCCCCGGGCGGCCGCCACGGAACGCGCCGCCGAACCGGCCGTTCCCGCCGCACTCGCCGGCCGCCCCGCACCGGCCACGGCCGACGCCGGCCACGGCCGGAACCCCCACGACGAGGTCGACCGCCTCTCCAAGGCCCCCAAACCGGCCGCCCTGCCCGCCCCCGCCCCGGGAGAACTGGCCGAAGGCCGCACCCCCGGCCGCCAGGACACCGGCGCCGCATCCGTCGCCACCGCCCACAGCCCCGTGCCGCGCGCCGCCGGCGTCCCCTGCACCCTCGACGGCATCACCCGCCTCGGCCCCGAGCAGCTCGCCGACTTCCTCGCCGACCCGGCCGTCACCGCCGACGGCTGCCTCAGGGACCTCATCTGGACCTGGGACGCCCGCCTCACACCGATCATGTCGGACGCGCACGTCCAGGCCGTGGGCCGGCGAATATCCTCACTGGCCGCCGCTCACGACGGCCGCAACAGCACCCACCTGCTGGAGATGTTCACCTACCTCCACGCCGTCGCGTACCACGACTTCACCCGCCCGGAGATCGACATCACCGACGTCCCGACGACCGAGACACTCCGGCGGGCCATCAACGACTTCGGCACCGCGGCGCGCACCTTCCAGGTCACCCAGACCAACGCCGAGACCCTCCGCGAGGCCCTCTACACCGGCAGCGCCCCCGGCCTGCGGCACAGCCAGCTGGGGCTGATCAAGAAGGTCCTGGCCACGATGGACAGGTACCACCAGGGCCAGTACGACGACGCCGCCTGGGGCGGCGCGGCCCTGGCCGCCCTCTCCGTCAACTACCTCGGCATCTACCCGGGCAACCGGGACACCGCGTTCCACAACGTCGTCACCCAGAACGCCTCCTACCGCGACGCCTTCAAGGCCTTCGCCGGCCACACCCACCTCAAGGGCACGCCGAACGAATGGGTCGTGCGCGACGCGCTCGGCGAGTACGGCCGCTTCGGCCAGGTCGACGCGCTCAAGGCGCAGATCGTCCCCGGCCTCGGCGCCCTGCTGCCCGTCACCCGCACCAACTTCGGCAACGGCAGCCGCCCCTGGGCCCAGCTCGTGACCTGGCTGAACTTCTACGAGGCATGCAAGCCGTACGCGGTCTGCAAGGACGACATCGAGCGGGAGATCTTCCCCCACACGTACACGTACGACAGCGGAGCCATCAAGGTCCGCACCGGCCTCGACCGCGCCACCGTCGATCAGCTCTACTACGCGAGCAAGCAGGTCAAAGCGCAGTTCCACCGGGTCCTCGGCGCCGAACAACCGCTCGCCGGCGACCCCAACACCTCACTGAACATCGTGCTGTACGGCTCCCGAGCCGACTACGAGGTCTACCACCCCGTCCTCACCGGCATGGGCACCGAGAACGGCGGCGTCTACATCGAGCGCGGCGCCACCTTCTACACCTACCAGCGCCGCGTCCCGCAGGACTCCTCCCTCACCCTCGAAGAGCTCTTCCGGCACGAGTACGTCCACTACCTCAACGGCCGCTGGGCCGTGCCCGGATACTTCGGCGAGGGCCCCTGGTACAGCGGAGACCGGACCACCGCGATGGACGAGGGCACGGCGGAGTTCTTCGACGGCGCCACCCGCGACGACGGCATCGCGGTCCGCAAGTCCCTGGTCCAGGGCATCATCGACGACACCGCCGGCGGCGGCCCGCGGATGACCGTCAACCAGCTGCTGCACGCCACCTACGACGGCGACGGCTTCCGCTTCTACGACTACGCGGGCACGTTCTTCGAGTTCCTGTGGACCGAACGGCCCTCGCTGCTGCGGGAGATGTACGGCCTGCTGCGGGCCGACGACCCCGCGGGCTTCGACGCCTGGCGCACCCGGCTCGGCGCCGACCCGGCGCTCCAGCGGGACTACGACCGCTTCCTGGACACGCAGATCGCCGACGTCGACGACCTGTTCGTGCCCAACACCACGTACACGCCCAACGACCGGCTCAGGGACACGACGGCGGACGCCGTCCGCGCCTCCTTCGCCGCCGCCACCCAGGCCGATCCGGCGTGCACCGAGAACGGCGACCCCGGCAAGCGGCGCTTCACCTGCACCGGCAGGATCACCGCCAACCTCTCCGACGCGGGAAACCCGGACCTCGTCTTCAAGGACATGTCCGAGACGGTCGACTACTTCATCCTCGACCGGGCGGCACCCGCCTCCACCAACCTCGCCGACATGAACTGCTCCTTCGGGCCGGTGGAGATCTGGAGCAACGGCCGGGCGGGCACGTCGACTTACCGCTGCGAAGGGCCGCTGCGCAGCTGA
- a CDS encoding proline racemase family protein yields the protein MRTRHVYHAVDSHTEGMPTRVITGGVGVIPGATMAERRLHFIEHLDPVRTLLMYEPRGHSAMSGAILQPPTRPDADYGVLYIEVSGLLPMCGHGTIGVATVLVETGMVPVTEPVTTVRLDTPAGLVGVDVRVEDGAATSVTLTNVPSFCLGLDRKVDVPGHGTVTYDMAYGGNFYAFVSLDALGLPFDRERKDDLLAAGLAIMDAINATDRPVHPENPAIDGVKHVYLTAPGSDATRSRHAMAIHPGWFDRSPCGTGTSARMAQLHARGELPVGRDFVNESFIGTEFTGRIVGETTVGGLPAVIPTVTGRAWITGTAQYFLDPADPFPGGFLL from the coding sequence ATGCGCACCCGTCACGTCTACCACGCCGTCGACTCGCACACCGAAGGCATGCCGACCCGCGTCATCACCGGCGGCGTCGGCGTCATCCCGGGCGCCACCATGGCCGAACGCCGGCTGCACTTCATCGAGCACCTCGACCCCGTCCGCACCCTGCTGATGTACGAGCCGCGCGGCCACTCCGCCATGAGCGGGGCGATCCTCCAGCCGCCCACCCGTCCGGACGCCGACTACGGGGTCCTGTACATCGAGGTGTCCGGACTGCTGCCCATGTGCGGTCACGGCACCATCGGCGTCGCCACCGTCCTCGTCGAGACCGGCATGGTGCCCGTCACCGAACCGGTCACCACCGTCCGCCTCGACACCCCGGCAGGCCTCGTCGGCGTTGACGTCCGGGTCGAGGACGGCGCGGCCACCTCCGTCACGCTCACCAACGTGCCCTCCTTCTGCCTCGGGCTCGACCGCAAGGTCGACGTACCCGGACACGGCACGGTCACCTATGACATGGCATACGGCGGCAACTTCTACGCCTTCGTCTCCCTGGACGCCCTCGGCCTGCCCTTCGACCGCGAACGCAAGGACGACCTGCTCGCCGCCGGACTGGCCATCATGGACGCCATCAACGCCACCGACCGGCCCGTCCACCCCGAGAACCCCGCCATCGACGGCGTCAAGCACGTCTACCTCACCGCCCCCGGCTCGGACGCCACAAGATCCCGGCACGCCATGGCCATTCACCCCGGCTGGTTCGACCGCTCACCGTGCGGCACCGGCACCAGCGCCAGGATGGCCCAGCTCCACGCACGCGGAGAACTCCCCGTCGGCCGGGACTTCGTCAACGAGTCCTTCATCGGCACGGAGTTCACCGGCCGCATCGTCGGGGAGACCACCGTGGGCGGACTGCCCGCCGTCATCCCCACCGTCACGGGCCGCGCCTGGATCACCGGTACCGCGCAGTACTTCCTGGACCCGGCCGACCCGTTCCCCGGAGGCTTCCTCCTGTGA
- a CDS encoding FAD/NAD(P)-dependent oxidoreductase: MTNSPSEPPAPPCELAVVGAGPAGLAAAVTAAGLGLRVTLLDAGDRPGGQFYRHPAPGLRAARPEALHHHWHAFARLERALRTHTAAGRIRHLPAHHVWTVLPEQAPDAGGTGHAQSWRLHAVAGHGDADNGGADNGGAGHGDDGSAVTVRARTVLLATGAYERQLPFPGWTLPGVVGAGGAQAMLKSGLVLPGRRIVVAGSGPLLLAVAGSLAAAGATVPAVVEAAAYPAYARRLPALLRNPGKIAEAALHGAALLRHGVRLLSRHAVTAAHGTQRVEAVTVSRLDQDWRPVPGSGRRVPCDALAVGHGLLPQLELATGLGCATRRTADGTAALDLDDEQRTSMPGVWSAGETGGIGGAELALAEGELAALCIARTLSPTPHDARRSRRAEALTSRRDRLRAFAEAMAAVHRPRPGWTGWLDDATPVCRCEEVPAGFVREAAEELGAHDTRTVKLLTRAGMGWCQGRMCGPAVAALAGEEQAPDHRPLSCPVPLNHLARLPAETLMPADEADRP; encoded by the coding sequence ATGACGAACTCGCCGTCTGAACCCCCGGCACCGCCCTGCGAACTGGCCGTCGTCGGCGCGGGACCCGCCGGACTCGCGGCCGCCGTCACCGCGGCCGGCCTCGGACTGCGGGTGACGCTCCTCGACGCGGGCGACCGGCCCGGCGGACAGTTCTACCGCCACCCCGCACCCGGCCTCCGCGCCGCCCGGCCGGAAGCGCTGCACCACCACTGGCACGCCTTCGCGCGCCTGGAGCGCGCACTTCGCACCCATACGGCAGCGGGCCGCATCCGCCATCTGCCCGCACACCACGTATGGACCGTCCTCCCCGAACAGGCCCCGGACGCGGGCGGGACGGGCCACGCACAGAGCTGGCGGCTCCACGCCGTCGCAGGCCACGGCGACGCGGACAACGGCGGCGCGGACAACGGCGGCGCGGGCCACGGCGACGACGGGAGCGCCGTCACCGTCCGGGCCCGGACGGTGCTCCTCGCGACGGGCGCCTACGAACGCCAACTGCCCTTCCCCGGCTGGACCCTGCCCGGTGTCGTCGGCGCCGGAGGAGCCCAGGCCATGCTCAAGTCCGGCCTCGTCCTGCCCGGCCGCCGCATCGTCGTCGCGGGCAGCGGCCCGCTGCTGCTCGCCGTCGCCGGGTCCCTCGCGGCCGCGGGGGCCACGGTGCCCGCCGTCGTGGAGGCCGCCGCGTACCCGGCCTACGCCCGCCGACTCCCCGCCCTGCTGCGCAACCCGGGCAAGATCGCCGAGGCGGCCCTGCACGGCGCGGCCCTGCTCCGGCACGGCGTACGACTGCTCAGCCGGCACGCGGTCACCGCCGCACACGGCACACAACGGGTCGAGGCCGTCACGGTGTCGCGGCTCGACCAGGACTGGCGGCCCGTACCCGGCAGCGGACGACGTGTCCCGTGCGACGCCCTCGCCGTCGGCCACGGGCTGCTCCCTCAACTGGAACTCGCCACCGGACTCGGCTGCGCCACGCGCCGCACGGCCGACGGCACCGCCGCCCTGGACCTCGACGACGAACAGCGCACCTCCATGCCCGGAGTGTGGTCGGCGGGGGAGACCGGAGGGATCGGCGGGGCGGAACTCGCCCTGGCCGAGGGAGAACTGGCCGCCCTCTGCATCGCCCGCACCCTGAGCCCGACTCCGCACGATGCCCGGCGATCGCGGCGGGCCGAGGCGCTGACCTCGCGGCGTGACCGGCTGCGCGCCTTCGCCGAGGCGATGGCGGCCGTGCACCGCCCGCGTCCCGGCTGGACCGGCTGGCTCGACGACGCCACCCCTGTGTGCCGCTGCGAGGAGGTACCGGCGGGGTTCGTCAGGGAGGCGGCCGAAGAACTCGGCGCGCACGACACCCGCACCGTCAAACTGCTCACCCGGGCCGGCATGGGCTGGTGCCAGGGACGGATGTGCGGACCCGCCGTGGCCGCCCTGGCCGGCGAGGAACAGGCCCCCGACCACCGGCCCCTGTCCTGCCCCGTACCGCTGAACCATCTGGCCCGCCTGCCGGCCGAGACCCTGATGCCGGCGGACGAGGCGGACCGTCCCTGA